In one Alnus glutinosa chromosome 12, dhAlnGlut1.1, whole genome shotgun sequence genomic region, the following are encoded:
- the LOC133851342 gene encoding probable protein phosphatase 2C 46 isoform X2 — MLSRLINFLRACLGPSSNRYIHTGSDAAGRQDGLLWYKDTGQHMNGEFSIAVVQANNLLEDQSQIESGPLSLLESGPYGTFIGIYDGHGGPETSRFINDQLFQHLKRFTSEQQSMSVDVIKKAYQATEEGFLSVVTKQWPMKPQIAAVGSCCLVGVICGGTLYIANVGDSRAVLGRLVRSTGEVLAIQLSAEHNVGIESVRQEMYSLHPDDSHIVVLKHNVWRVKGLIQISRSIGDVYLKKAEFNREPLYTKFRLREPFKRPILSSEPSISVHELQPHDQFLIFASDGLWEHLSNQEAVDIVQNHPHSGSARRLVKAALQEAAKKREMRYSDLKKIDRGVRRHFHDDITVIVVFLDSNLVSRASSVKGPSLSVRGCGVNVPAKALAPCATPMDSSTT, encoded by the exons ATGTTATCAAGGTTGATAAACTTCCTGAGGGCCTGCTTGGGACCGTCCTCGAACCGTTACATCCACACAGGTTCAGATGCAGCAGGTCGGCAAGATGGACTACTTTGGTACAAAGACACCGGTCAGCACATGAATGGTGAATTCTCAATAGCAGTTGTCCAAGCCAACAATTTGCTTGAGGATCAAAGCCAGATTGAGTCTGGACCCTTGAGCTTGCTCGAGTCTGGCCCATATGGCACCTTCATTGGGATATATGATGGTCATGGCGGGCCTGAGACATCACGTTTCATTAATGATCAACTATTCCAGCATCTTAAGA GGTTCACCTCAGAGCAACAATCCATGTCAGTGGATGTGATAAAGAAAGCATATCAAGCAACAGAAGAGGGATTTCTGTCTGTTGTTACCAAACAATGGCCTATGAAACCCCAGATTGCAGCTGTTGGATCTTGCTGCCTAGTTGGTGTGATCTGTGGCGGCACCCTCTACATAGCCAATGTTGGTGATTCCCGTGCAGTGCTAGGGAGGCTTGTCAGGTCCACTGGGGAGGTCCTTGCCATCCAACTGTCGGCAGAGCATAATGTGGGAATAGAATCAGTGAGACAGGAGATGTACTCTTTGCACCCGGACGACTCACACATCGTGGTTTTAAAGCATAATGTATGGCGTGTTAAGGGCTTGATACAG ATATCTAGATCTATTGGTGATGTATATCTAAAAAAGGCTGAATTTAACAGGGAGCCTTTGTATACTAAGTTTCGCCTCCGTGAACCTTTTAAAAGGCCAATCTTAAGCTCTGAGCCATCAATTTCTGTGCATGAACTTCAACCTCATGATCAATTTCTCATATTTGCTTCTGATGGGCTGTGGGAGCACCTTAGTAATCAGGAAGCAGTTGACATTGTTCAAAACCACCCACACAGT GGAAGTGCCCGGAGGCTTGTGAAAGCGGCCTTGCAGGAAGCAgctaagaaaagagaaatgaggTACTCCGATCTGAAGAAAATCGACCGTGGCGTCCGCCGACATTTCCATGATGACATTACAGTCatagttgtttttcttgatTCAAATCTTGTGAGCAGAGCAAGTTCGGTAAAAGGCCCTTCTTTGTCTGTGAGAGGCTGTGGTGTTAACGTACCTGCAAAAGCTCTAGCCCCCTGTGCCACACCCATGGATTCTAGTACTACCTGA
- the LOC133851342 gene encoding probable protein phosphatase 2C 46 isoform X1, which yields MLSRLINFLRACLGPSSNRYIHTGSDAAGRQDGLLWYKDTGQHMNGEFSIAVVQANNLLEDQSQIESGPLSLLESGPYGTFIGIYDGHGGPETSRFINDQLFQHLKTGFTSEQQSMSVDVIKKAYQATEEGFLSVVTKQWPMKPQIAAVGSCCLVGVICGGTLYIANVGDSRAVLGRLVRSTGEVLAIQLSAEHNVGIESVRQEMYSLHPDDSHIVVLKHNVWRVKGLIQISRSIGDVYLKKAEFNREPLYTKFRLREPFKRPILSSEPSISVHELQPHDQFLIFASDGLWEHLSNQEAVDIVQNHPHSGSARRLVKAALQEAAKKREMRYSDLKKIDRGVRRHFHDDITVIVVFLDSNLVSRASSVKGPSLSVRGCGVNVPAKALAPCATPMDSSTT from the exons ATGTTATCAAGGTTGATAAACTTCCTGAGGGCCTGCTTGGGACCGTCCTCGAACCGTTACATCCACACAGGTTCAGATGCAGCAGGTCGGCAAGATGGACTACTTTGGTACAAAGACACCGGTCAGCACATGAATGGTGAATTCTCAATAGCAGTTGTCCAAGCCAACAATTTGCTTGAGGATCAAAGCCAGATTGAGTCTGGACCCTTGAGCTTGCTCGAGTCTGGCCCATATGGCACCTTCATTGGGATATATGATGGTCATGGCGGGCCTGAGACATCACGTTTCATTAATGATCAACTATTCCAGCATCTTAAGA CAGGGTTCACCTCAGAGCAACAATCCATGTCAGTGGATGTGATAAAGAAAGCATATCAAGCAACAGAAGAGGGATTTCTGTCTGTTGTTACCAAACAATGGCCTATGAAACCCCAGATTGCAGCTGTTGGATCTTGCTGCCTAGTTGGTGTGATCTGTGGCGGCACCCTCTACATAGCCAATGTTGGTGATTCCCGTGCAGTGCTAGGGAGGCTTGTCAGGTCCACTGGGGAGGTCCTTGCCATCCAACTGTCGGCAGAGCATAATGTGGGAATAGAATCAGTGAGACAGGAGATGTACTCTTTGCACCCGGACGACTCACACATCGTGGTTTTAAAGCATAATGTATGGCGTGTTAAGGGCTTGATACAG ATATCTAGATCTATTGGTGATGTATATCTAAAAAAGGCTGAATTTAACAGGGAGCCTTTGTATACTAAGTTTCGCCTCCGTGAACCTTTTAAAAGGCCAATCTTAAGCTCTGAGCCATCAATTTCTGTGCATGAACTTCAACCTCATGATCAATTTCTCATATTTGCTTCTGATGGGCTGTGGGAGCACCTTAGTAATCAGGAAGCAGTTGACATTGTTCAAAACCACCCACACAGT GGAAGTGCCCGGAGGCTTGTGAAAGCGGCCTTGCAGGAAGCAgctaagaaaagagaaatgaggTACTCCGATCTGAAGAAAATCGACCGTGGCGTCCGCCGACATTTCCATGATGACATTACAGTCatagttgtttttcttgatTCAAATCTTGTGAGCAGAGCAAGTTCGGTAAAAGGCCCTTCTTTGTCTGTGAGAGGCTGTGGTGTTAACGTACCTGCAAAAGCTCTAGCCCCCTGTGCCACACCCATGGATTCTAGTACTACCTGA